One genomic segment of Gossypium arboreum isolate Shixiya-1 chromosome 3, ASM2569848v2, whole genome shotgun sequence includes these proteins:
- the LOC108458182 gene encoding thioredoxin-like protein HCF164, chloroplastic, producing MARVASNPLSLPRFRPYFQVSDTALVFKSPSLSPYRTRKFQSIACQTNPLPTQTQPSDEGKVLAEPDSVDDSTSEATNSFVGGEFSEFPNKNINRRIAIGSTLAAVGLFMSSRLDFGVSLKDLSAAAVPYEEALSNGKPTVVEFYADWCEVCRELAPDIYKIEQQYRDRVNFVMLNVDNTKWEQELDEFGVEGIPHFAFLDKDGNEEGNVVGRLPRKYLQENVDALARGEASVPHARVVGQYSSAESRKVHQVVDPRSHV from the exons ATGGCTCGTGTCGCCTCAAACCCTCTTTCTCTTCCCAGATTTAGGCCTTACTTTCAGGTTTCCGACACTGCCCTCGTCTTCAAATCCCCTTCCCTTTCTCCTTATAGAACTCGCAAGTTTCAATCCATCGCCTGTCAGACAAATCCACTTCCCACCCAAACACAACCCTCCGACGAG GGAAAGGTACTTGCTGAGCCTGATTCAGTCGATGATAGTACAAGTGAAGCTACAAATTCCTTTGTTGGAGGAGAATTTTCCGAATTTccaaacaaaaatataaataggCGAATAGCAATAGGTTCTACCCTTGCAGCAGTGGGACTTTTCATGTCATCGCGATTAGATTTTGGTGTTTCTCTGAAGGACTTATCTGCTGCAGCAGTGCCTTATGAAGAG GCTCTTTCAAATGGAAAGCCAACTGTTGTAGAGTTCTATGCAGATTGGTGTGAAGTATGCCGGGAATTAGCTCCGGATATTTACAAAATAGAGCAGCAATACAG GGATCGTGTAAATTTTGTAATGCTGAATGTCGACAACACGAAGTGGGAACAAGAACTTGACGAGTTTGGCGTGGAGGGTATTCCGCATTTTGCATTCCTGGACAAAGATGGGAACGAGGAGGGAAACGTTGTAGGCAGGCTTCCAAGGAAGTACTTGCAGGAGAACGTGGACGCTCTTGCCCGCGGGGAGGCATCAGTTCCTCATGCTCGTGTGGTGGGACAGTATTCAAGCGCTGAATCGAGGAAGGTGCACCAGGTTGTTGATCCCAGAAGTCATGTGTAG